In the Blastocatellia bacterium genome, TGACGAAACTGCCACGCATCAAAGGACAGGAACTCATTGCTGCGTTACGCAGGGCTGGTTTTGAAGTGATCCGTGTCAAAAGGAGTCATTACTTTTTACGGCATCCTGACGGGCGGTGTACAGTCGTTCCTACTTCATCGCGGAGAAACGATTGGCCCAGGATTGATGTCCAAGATTCTGCGCGACTGCGAGATGAGAAGTGATGAGTTGCTATAGTTTTGCATTTTTAAATGGCTCGGCGAGCCACAGCAAGAAAGGAGCCGGATGAATAACCCGACTGAGACAAGCCGGTTAAACGATCAGCCGAAACAGCTCCTGGGGGACAGTGGGCGAATTTGGCAAGTCCGCTCCAGCCGCGGAAGTGTGAAAAATCCGCCCGATCAGGAGCCGGCGCACCGCCCGACTGAGGTTGGTCAAGCTCAGGGGGGCGGTCGGGTGGTGACTCTGGAGCCAGTCGGCCGGGGGATGGTAAAGCAGCACCAGCCGCCACAGACAGAAGCTGATCAGGGCCAGGCCGACAAAGCGGGACAGGGCCAAGCCGCTGGTACATTGATAATCGCCCAACCCGAAGTGCTGCTTCAAATCGCGGATGGCCAGTTCCAGCGGGAAGCGCCGGGCATAGAGATGGATGATCTGTGGCGGCGACAAGGTCAAGTCGGTCGACAGCAGAATCAGCGGCTCGGCCACCATCTGGATGACCACCACCCGGACCTTCTGCGTCACGTCGGTGATCCACAGGTCGCGGGTCACCACCGGATGGGTCTGCGCCTGGCCCGAGACGGTGACCGTGACCAAGTCGGTGGGGAACGCCAGCAGCAAGTCGGCCAGCTTCCAGCGGCGGCCTTTCCGGGGTTTGGTCGGTTTGCGGGTGCGCTTCTTCGGGCCGGGCGGTGGCGGCCCTTCCGGTTCGGGATCGTCCCAGCCGACGGCATCCCGGCGCATGCGGGTGATGACGTGCACCGGCAACGAGAGCGTCCAGTTGAGGAACGGGGCCTTGCAGAAATAGGCGTCGGGCACCACCCGCAGTGGCACCCGACCCAGCATCTGGTGCAACTGGGCCAGCAGCGGACAGACCGCGTCCCAGAACGTCATGGCTCGAGCCACCCCCTGCGGATTGACAATGAAGCCCAATGGATGGCTCTGGCCGGGAATCAGATTGGCCAGCAGCGGCCAGCACAAGGACGTGTCCGTCCCGGCCACCAGCATCGCCCCCATCAAGCCGACCAACGCCCAATGATGCCCCACCAGATACGTCCCCTCGGGATTGCCGTTGTGATCGTGCCACGTCTGCACACCGGGCATCCGGCCTTTGACCTTGGCGATCAAGGTCGTATCGACCCAGGCCAGATAGGCACCTTCCATCAGCAGGTGCGGCCCCAGTCGCTGTTGGATCAGCCCCAGCACCCGGTCTCGAACCTGGTTCAGCTCCCACTGCGCCTGCGACAGGAACCGTTCCCAACTGCTGACATGCCGGTTGACAAAAAAGCAGACCCGCGCCACATTGGTGACGCATTTGCGCGTCTGGCCCAACAACATCATGGCCAACACGAATCCGCGAAAATACACAAAATGGTTGGCCGAAAAGACTGGAGCCAACTGCCCCAGATATGTGATAATCATGGCCGGAAAGAGTGTATCCATCGGTTCTCCTCCTTGTTATGTCAATCTCTTGAGGAGAACCTTGATACCTCTTTCCGGCCCTTCTTTCAACTGAAAACTTCATGGTTATCCTAAAAAAGTGCAAAAGTATAGTTTTGAAGAGCCTTTGATTTTGTAAATTGTGTGGCATACTTTGCTTGTCTGCGATTCGGACAGCAATTTTTGCGTCGCGTACACTCGCAAAAAAACTTAGACTTTTCAAACAGAAAATGGTTATTGGATTATCCGAGTGTTGTTTGTCTGCGATTTAATGTTTTCTCTTTTGCATTTTTCAAAATTTTTTTCATTCCTGTCATTAAAAATAATTCCCAATCGTCTTTATTAACTTATAATCGGAACACAACTTTAGGTACTCCTGGAGAACAAGCATGTCAAGTGACCTCGGAAGCTGGAATGAGCCAGTCGGCCGCGCGTCGTTGCATGGCCGCCCGGGCCTGAGGGTCCGGGTGGAGGTGGATGGGCCGCCAGATGTAGTCGCGGTAGGACCAGACGTGATCGGCCAAGCCGAGAGCCATGGCCGGGGCGCAGGGTCGCCCCGCCTGACGCAGGCGGCGGTGCGGCATCAGGAAGTTGTACAGGTCCACCAGCAGCCACAGCCGAGCCTGATGGCGCGACCAGCAGAGCAACAGACAGCGGCGGCGGCGCAACGGGGCACACAGGCCGCACACGGTGGCATACCACCGTTCTTGAAACGCGATTTGGATCTTGGTGCCCAAGCCCCGGCGAGCCAGTTCCTGGAAAAACCGGCGGGGACCGCCAAAGACCACGCGGGTCGTCACCTTGACCACCCGACCGGCCTGGTTGCGGACCTTGACCACCGGCCCATAAAACAGGTTCTCCGGGGCCACCAAGCGGGGCTTGGGATGGCGGCCTCGCGAGCCACGGCGGCGCCGACGGTAGACCCGCTCCAGGACGTGCAACAAGGCTGGCTTATACACTTTCCAGCCATCAGTCAAAAACAGCGGCACCGACTTGAGCCGGGCCACCACCTGAGCGATCAAGTGGGCGGCAGTCTCTGGACTGCGCGGGCCACAGACAACCCACAAGATGAACTGACTGCTCATAGCCAAGGCGCTGAAAATCCACGCCGCTCGGTGTCGCCTCAACTTCGAGTGCATCTCGTCCCGTTGCACCCCCGCCACCTCCACCTCTCGCACCACCTGCTCATGATGTTCTTGCGCTCGCGCCGCCGACACCCGCTGGAACCGACGCACCGTCTTCGGATCCACCTGACCAATATCGGCGGTCCCCTCATCACAACCCCCCCAGCGTTGGCATCTGAGCAACCGCTCCACCGTCTCTTCCGGCAGCTTGGTCTTGTCCATGAGCGTGCCGCGTCGTTCGGAAAACTCGGTTTTACACACTTGGCACTTCACCCACTCAAGGTCCTTGTGTTTCCCACTCCAAGCGCGATGTCTAATGTTGCCCTGACCCGGCTGGTTGAACAACCGACACATTGGATTGGGACAACCCAACCAGTTATACTGGTCAGGGGCTGGCTCAGGCATATTCATTATTTTGGTCCTCCTTCAACCAAAAGTCGGACCATAATGATGCCTGAGCTAGCCCAATTTCTTCATCTTATCCCATGTAATTTTCATCCAGGACTACCCAACTTTAAAAGCCCCAAAATTCATGCCGCGTGAACGCTTTAGCTCTTTGTTTGCAAACGAAGCGGAAAGTGAAATCATTCCGCAGGCTGAATTGCGGCTGGCGATGACCGAAACAACTAATCTCGAAGAACAAATCGAACAAATTTTTGAAGCCTTGCGGATGCCGGTTTATCAGTATTTATTGTCGGTTTTTGCCGAGCCTACCGAAGCCGAAGACCTCACGCAAGAGGCTTTTTTTCAGCTTTATAAAACATTGCTCAAAGGGCAAGAAATCAACAATGTCAGGTTCTGGATTTTCCGCGTCGCGCACAATTTGGCGGTTGACAAAAGAAAGCATCAGCAGTTTGTCTCGGCTTTGCGGGCTGATAATTGGGAAGAGGTCGAAAAAATTATTCCCGACGGTTCGCCGAATCCCGAACAGATTTTTCTGGAGCGTGAAAAATTTGAACGGATTTTCAACGGTTTGAAGCGGCTGACGTTGAATGAAAGACAATGTTTGTATTTGCGGGCGGAAGGTTTTCGTTACAAGGAAATTGCGGAAATTATGAAAGTCGGAGTGCCGACGGTGGGCGAATATTTGCGGCGCAGTATCAAGAAATTAGGGGGAAACGGCGGTGAATGAACGTCTCGGGAAAGTGAAATTTATCAACCATCATCTGACCGGAGAAACGATGTTGATGCTCGTTGACGGCGAGCTGTCTGTCAAAGAAGCCGCAACTGCCCGCGTGCATCTGGAAATCTGCTGGACGTGCCGCCGCGAGTTGGAAAAGATCGAGGAAACGATCTCGCTCTTTGTCGAGTTCAGAAAGAATATCCAGATCCCGCTGCAAACCCCGCCGCCGAAGAACTGGGGCGGATTCCGCCCGAAACTCCTGAAAATAAAGGAAAGCCTGAAGCCGCGAAGGCGTTGCTTCGATCTGTCTGACCTATCGCCCTTTCAGCTGCGCATGGGCATCGCTTCGATTGCCGCGATTTTGATTCTGGCGTTGTTCTGGCAGTTGATTTCGGTGCGATCGGTTTCGGCACGCGAGATTTTGGATAGAGGGGCCGCGCGGCAAAACGAAAAACTGAATGCGGTAAATCAACCGGTTGTCTATCAAAAATTAAAGGTTCGCGTTGAAAACTCGAGGACGCTTGACTGGGAAGTTTGGAACGATAAGGAAAATCGGCGTGCGAAGCAGGTTATCGGCGGAAGCATGCCGAAAGAAAGTGCCGACATTTTGCAGGAATTGAGTGAAATTCTGCAGAAAAACAAGATGAATCCGGTCAGCCCGCTGTCGCCCGAATCCTTCAGGGCGTGGCACGCTTCGCTGGAAAGTAAAACGGACGAAATTATCGAAGGCGATGACCTCACGCTCAAAACGATAAATCACAATCTGACTTTTGAAGGACAAATAAGCGAAGCAATTATCAAATTCCGGAAAGCCGATTTTCACCCGTTTGAGCAAATCCTGAAGGTGCGAACCGCAAGCGGCGAAAGGCAGTTTGAGATTGCCGAGGTGAATTTTGAGATAGTCGGGCTGCAAACGCTGAAACCGAACTTTTTTGAAGAAACGCCCGTTTCAAATGCAATTGTCAAAGTAACGAAAACCGAGCCTTCGCCCGAAGAGAACGAAACTCCCGAGTCGGGAGGAACCTCCGCAGCGTCGGCTGACACAAATGCGGAGAGACCTTCGCCCAAAAACGTCGAGTCGCCGAAGCAAATCGCAGATGCGAATTTGGAAGTCGAAGTTTTGCAAATCCTGAGTAACGCGAAGGCGGATCTGGGCGAAGATATTTCGGTCAAACGCGAGGGCGGCGCGCTCTACGTTCGCGGGCTTGTCGAAACCGCCGAACGCAAAAGCGAAATTTTGAATGCTTTGCAACGGGTGCGGCAAAATCCGGCGGTGAGAATCGAAATTCAAACCGTTGCCGAAGCTGTCGCCAAGAACAAAAATCAGACCAAGCCGTCAACGGTTGACAATCTGGAAACAAAAAATCTGGCGACTGCCGTGGAAAATGAGTTGGTGAGAAAGCTCGGCAGCGAAGCGGAAGCGAGACGCTTTGCCACGCGAACGGTCAATCGCTCAAACCAGGCAATGAGCCACGTTTACGCTCTTCGGCGATTGGTACGGCAATTTTCGCCCGCGGAAATCAAAAATCTTTCGCCGGAAGCAAGATCGAAGTGGCTTAATTTGATAACCTCGCACGCCCGAAATTTTGTTGCGGCAAACGCGGCACTTTACCAGGATTTGGACGGCGTGTTTGATGCTCCGACGGTTTCCGGGGCCGGCGGCGTGGAAATCAATAGTGCCGATGATTTGCCGCGGGCGATTGAAAGTTTGTTTGCAATCGCATCGGGCAGTGACCGTGTGATTCGCTCCGCGATGACCATTTCGGCAAGCGACACACAGTTTTCGGCTCTGAGGTCGGCTCAATTTTGGCAAGGGCTGAAAAATGCCGAAGCCTTAGCAAACAGAATTGCGGCACTGAAATAATTTGTTGATTTTGAATAAGGAAGGAAAAAGCAATGCTGAAGAGAATAATCAGAGTAGTTTCGTTGTCGGTTGTCTTAACCTCTGGCGTGCTCGGTCAAACCTCGACGGCAACCTTGAGCGGAACAGTTACGGACAACAACGATGCGGCAATCGTCGGTGCAACGGTTACGATTGTCAACACCGAAACCGGCATTAAAAGAACGGTCGTTACCAACGACAGCGGCGGTTTTACGATTCCGTTGCTGCAACCGAGCAGATATCTCCTGACGGTCGAGGCCGCGAACTTTGCTCCGTTTGAAGCGACTGATTTAGTGCTGAATACCAACGACAACCGCTTTCTCAACATCCGCTTGAAAGCGGGGCAAATCAAGGAAAGTATTACGGTCGAAGCCAGCACCGTCGAAGTTGACATGAGTCCGGCAGTAGCGACAACCGTTGACCAAAATTTGGTTGACCGCATTCCGCTTAACGGGCGAACGGTGCAGAATCTGGTTGCCCTGACGCCTGGAGCAGTTACTTTCCAGCCAAACGGCCAGACCAACGTTGGACAAATCAGCGTCAACGGTCTTCGCACGACGCAGAACTACATGACGATTGACGGCGTGAGTGCGAATCTGTATGTCGGAACCAGTCTGACCGGTGTCGGGCAGGCGAACGGAAACATCCCCGGCTTCAGCCAACTCGGAACGACGAGCAATCTGGTGTCGGTTGATGCCTTGCAGGAGTTCAAGGTGCAGACATCGAACTATTCGGCTGAATACGGCAGAACTCCCGGTGCGCAGATTCAAATGACGACCCGCTCCGGCACGAATAAATACCACGACACGCTCTTTGAATACTTCCGCAACGAAAAACTCGATGCCAACGACTGGTTCGCCAACGCCAACCGCCTGGCACGCTCGCCGCTCAGACATAACAATTTCGGCGGCACGTTTAGCGGTCCGCTTCCGTTGCCGAATTTCGGCGAAGGCGGTCTCGTCTTTAACAGCGGCAAAGACAGAACGTTCTTCTTCTTCAGCTATGAAGGCTTAAGGGTTCGTCTGCCGCAGGTGGCCGATACGACCGTGGTCTCAAATTTTGTCCGCAACAATGCCTTTCCGGCAATTCGTTTTTTGTTCTCGGCATTCCCACGACCGACAGGGCCGGACAATCCCGATCAGCTGACCGCACCTTTTGTGGCGGGTTATTCAAATCCGCAATCGCAGGACAGCACTTCCATCAGAATTGACCACAACATCACGAAACAAATCACACTTTTCGGACGATACAGCCAATCGCCTCAAGAGAGCGTTTCGCTGCTTCCCTCAACCAGCCTGGCAACTTCGCAGGAGGGCGACACACGCACGTTGACGATTGGTTTGAATGCGGCCTTCAGTTCGAACTTTACCAACGAATTCCGATTTAATTGGAGCCGAAACATTGCCATCAATCAGACGCAATTCCGATCGTTTCAGGGAACTACCCAGCCCGACAAAAGCCTCTGGATCTTCCCGCCTCTGACCTCGAACTCATTCGTCTCTTACGTGTTTCCCTCTGGCATCGTCCAGCAAAATCCCGCCGGACGCGGAGAACGCCGTCAGATCAACATTGCCAACACCTCAACCTGGGTTCTGGGCAGCCACATGATCAAATTCGGTGCTGACTATCGAACCTCCCCGGCACGACAGGAGTTGCCCGATTATTTGTTCAGCCCCAATTTTTTCAACCTTGCCTCCATTCTGAGCGGACAGGCATTTGTCGTTTATATCATTAACAATCCCCGCTTCACGGAGTTTTTGTGGAAGAGTTTTGGGTCGTTTATACAGGACACCTGGCGTGTAAGTAACCGTCTGACGCTCGATGTCGGACTTCGTTGGGAGGTGAATCCGCCGCCTGACCTGAATCCGGCGCGGCGTTTGGCGGTCCTTGATTTCGTCAACCCGATACGTTTCGCACCTGAGGGGACGAAGTTGTTTCCGACTGTTTGGAACGGATTTGCCCCCCGATTCGGCACGGCCTACCAAATGTTTTCCAAATCCGGCTGGGAAACTGTCGTCCGCGGCGGATACGGTTTGTTCTACGATCTCGCCAGCGGTTCGGCGGGTACGGTGACCGGTGCCTATTTTCCTTCAACGGCAAGCACATTCCTGGCGAACGTGCAGTTCCCGTTTGCCCCGAGCGTGTTGGTACCGCCTACGATCGTTACCACGCCGCCTTATCCGTTCGGGAATTTCCTGACGAAATATGATGACGGCTTCGTCCTGCCGAGAGTCCATCAATGGAATCTTTCAATAGAGCAAGGCTTAGGCAATGGACAGACCCTGAGTGTTTCATACGTCGGAAATGCCGGCCGCAGACTACTGCGCTTAGCCGCCATCGGCCCGATCATAAGAGCCTATCCGATTCCCTCGCCGGATTTCGCTCCCGGAACCACTTTCTTCATGATGTCAAACCGTGAAGGCAGGGCAGACAGCTCAGACTATAACGGGATGCAGGTGCAGTTCACTCGCCGGGGCAAAAATATAAGTGCTCTCGTCAACTACACCTGGTCGCATGCCATCGATACGAGCTCAAACCATACAAGTCAGACCTCAACACACTTCTCTGTTGATCCGCGACTTGATCGAGCGGATTCGCTGTTTGACCGCAGACACGCTTTGAGTGCGGCAATGACGTGGAATCTGCCTTCGGTGCCGAAAACTTTCAACCGCATTCTGCATGCCATCACCGCCGGCTGGGGGTTGGATGCGATATTTCAATTCCAAACGTCATATCCGCTGATAATCGGCTATCAGGATACAACGATCAACAATAACCTGAGCCAGGCCTTCCTCCGTCCGGACCGTGTGCCGGGACAGCCACTCTGGATACCCTCGAGCGGACCGAAGGGGAAGGTTCTGAATCCGGCGGCGTTCTCGATCCCGACAGGCCCGTCGAGACAGGGAACATTGCCCCGAAATTCCATCCGTGTCGATTCGCTGTGGCAGCCCGACATAGCGCTGAGCCGTACATTTGCGTTCGGCGAACGGGTTAGACTAAAACTGAAAGGCGAGGTATTCAACTTCGTCAATCATCCGATGTTTGCAGAGCCGAACAATATTTTGGGCAATAAGAATGCTTCCGGAATAACGTTGTCTCCGACATTCGGACAGTTTACCTCGATGCTTAACCGTACGCCGTCTGTAGAAGGCATTCAACTCAGCTCGATTTACGCTCCGGGCGGACCGCGTTCGATTCAATTGAGTTTCAGGTTGTCATTCTAGCGGCAGAGGGGCGGCTTCTGCCCGCTGTCTGAAAACTGAACGACGTTCGGCTTACGCGATTATTTTGAAGATCCTGATCGAGCTTTGCGTTCTTTGCAGCTTTGCAGGAGAAATATCACGCAAAGACGCAAAGAATGCTAAAGATGCGGGGAAGAAGTAGTAAATTTGAACACGCCGGAAAATTAAAGAAGTAGTTACTAAATTATCCCGATTGTCGTTTCGCGTAATCGGCGGCAATGGGGTTTTATACAACCGAATCATCGGAATTCAGCGTTATCCAACGCCGTCACAATCAGCGTTATTCAAAAACCAATCGCAATCTTATTGTTTCTCAGTCTTTTGCTGCCAAATCTGGCATTCGTCGGCTTTGCCCAGACCGTCAAACTATCTGAAGGCATTACGAAGGGAAATTCCATCGAGGGCATCAACGAATACCGTTTGCCAAACGGTTTGCAGGTTCTACTTTTGCCCGACCAGTCAAGCCAAAACGTGACGGTGAATATCGTCTATCGCGTCGGTTCACGGCACGAAGGCAACGGCGAAACGGGCATGGCCCATCTTCTCGAGCATCTGCTTTTCAAGGGAACGCCGAAATATGAAAACATTCCGAACGAGCTGTCAAAACGAGGAATGTCGTCAAACGCAACTACTTCGTTCGACCGCACGAATTATTTTGCGACCTTTGCTCCGACGGGTGACAACCTCGAATTTTATCTCGACCTCGAAGCCGACCGGATGCTGAATTCCTACGTTGCAAAAAAAGACCTCGATTCGGAGATGACCGTCGTCCGCAACGAAATGGAAAGCGGCGAGAACAATCCGTTGCGAATTCTACTGCAAAGATTATTTGCGACGGCTTACGAATGGCACAATTACGGGAAGTCAACCATCGGGGCGAGGTCTGATGTCGAAAATGTCAGGATCGAAAATCTGCAAGCCTTCTACCGCAAGTTTTATCAGCCTGACAATGCAACTCTAATCATCGGCGGGAGGGTTGACGAAGCGAAAACGCTGCAACTCATCAAGGACAAATTCGGCGTTTTGCCGAAACCGACGCGGAAGCTTGAACCGACCTGGACGGCTGACCCACCGCAGGACGGCGAGCGAAAGGTAATTATCCGCCGCGTTGGAGGCGAACAACTCATTTTCGTCCGCGAGATCGGGGTTGCGTACGCGAAGGCCGGGAGCCCTCTCCAGGCCCTAGCCAACCTGGACCCTCCGGTACCGGTGTTGCATTTGTATGCTCAGCCAGACGATCCGGGAATCTCGCTGCACAGCGGTCGTTCAGCGCCACCCATCTGTGGTTCCACGTGTCGAAGCTAGAAGCGCGTAGCCACTTCCCGATGTATGAAGTGCCGGACGAGATGACGGTGGCTATTGAGAGATTTGTAGCGTGATTCATGTTATCAGCGCCTAACAACAGCATGCAGCGGACGGCGCTTTGCGCCACTCCGCTGCGCAGGTGAAGCGCCACCCGTTAGGCATCAATGCCCATAACAAAGGTACTCATGAAAACTAGCTTTCCTGTTCTCATCTGCGTAGGCTATCTAATCGCATTTGCGGTGTCCTTTAATCCCGCTTCAACGCCGACACACCGATGGATCGTTCAACCGACTGCCAGTCTTTCGACACCTCGCGCAGCACATAAGGTTACGGCTATTTCTTCGGATGCTGTTCTGGTGACCGGCGGATGCAGCGGCCCCGGGTGTACCCGGGTTGAACGCTCTGCCGAGCTGCTCTATTTCAACAAGGGGAGTTCGGTAGCAACACAACTGATGCGCCTGCCGCGGGTGTCTCACGTTGCTGCACCGTTGAAGGGCGGCAGAGTTTTGGTTGCCGGAGGATGGACTGGAGATTCCACAACCGCTTCCGCCGAGATATTTGATCCACGGACACGCTCGTTCCTGCCTACGAAGCCGATGGCGACACCGAGAATGGACGCAACGGCGACATCTCTGTTGAATGGATCGGTGTTGATTGCTGGTGGTGCAACGAGCACCAATCATCCTGTGCGTGAAGCAGAGGTCTTTGACCCAGAGAAAGGCCAGTTCGTACCAGTAGGACACATGCATGAGGCGAGAGCACATCATGCCGCAGTTCGCTTGAATGACGGACGCGTCTTGGTCATTGGTGGTCTGCGTGGGCGCAATCAGGCGACCGCTTCCGTCGAGATCTTCGACCCAGCCACAAGGAGATTTGCCATGACGGGATCACTGCGTCAGGCAAGATGCAAGCATGGCGCGGTGCTACTCAAGGATGGGCGGGTAATGGTGATCGGAGGATCAAGCGATTGTGACGAGCAGCGTCGCATTACAGAGACGGAGATATTTGATCCACAGACGGGACGATTTTCATCAGGACCCGCGCTGTTGACGCCGCGGTACAAGATAGTTGATGCATTGACCATTCTGCCTTCCGGGCATGTGGTTGTTGCAGGAGATGCTCACGATGTCGAGGTGTGGACACCAGGCACGTCAACCTTTGCTCGGGCAAGCGGAAGTATTGGGGATCGCCTTGCCTTCAGTTCGGCGGTTCTTTTGCCAAACGCGACAGTTCTCGTCATTGGCGGCTACGACAACGACATTCGGCCGACCGCACGGGCGTGGCTGGTCAGTCGCATAAGGTCTACTGACAATCGGAACTGATGGCTAACAATTCGTTCAAGCCGCCGCCGCTTCGCGGCTCACCCGCCGCCCCGTTAGCCTGCGTCTCATAGTTCGAATGGTGTGTTGATGGAGAATAAGAGAGTATGAGTACAATCACAATCACCTTATCCAAAGACCAATCGCAGCAATTGCAAGAAATCGCTTTGCGTTTTCAGGTTGCTCCTGAAGAGTTGGTACGAGCCAGCATTGAAGAGTTGCTCGCTCGTCCTCAAGAAGATTTCCAAAAGGCATTGGAGTATGTGCTGCGGAAGAATGCTGAACCTTACCGACGGTTAGCATAATGCGCTATCTGACCCTCAGCGAGATTCTCGAAATCCATCGTCGCGTGATGCAACAATCAGGCGGCATAGGGGGCATTCGGGATTTAGGAGCTTTGGAGTCGGCGATAGCGCAACCACGCATGACTTTTGGAGGTGAAGAGCTTGACCCGACGATTGTCGAAAAGACAGCGGCGCTCGGTTTCCCTCTCATTCAAAACCGCCTCGGCTTTCCAACACTGCGGCGCTGGTTCTGGAGGGTTTTGAGTGAAAAGGGTTTTTCACAGCCGCGTTGGAGCTGGGGCGCTCACGCGAGAGCGTTGAGAGGCTGCTCGCGGTCGGTGGTCTGCGCCTAACATGAGGCGTTGATCGCTGAAAGCTAGCAACTCGACGTGAAACATGCTATGCTGGAGAACGAAAAGAGGCTCGTATGGAAGCACAAATAAACCAGGCTCAGCTTAAAGAACTGCTCAAAGCTGCCATCGTTGAAGTCCTCGAAGAACGACGCGACTTGATCAGCGACCTCATCGAAGAGGTGTTGGAGGATGTGGCGCTGGCCCGCGCCATTGAAGAAGGCGAAAGCACTGGCATCGTGAGTCGGGATGAGGTCTTTAAACTTCTCGAGGGGCAAGAGTGAAAGCCCAATTCAAAGCCAGTTTTGCAAGAGACTTGCAGAGTATCAGAGAGAAGGCTACGTTAAAGCGCATCCAGGAAGCTATTGAGCAGGTGGAGCAAGCCCGGAGCCTGCAGGAGATTACGAATCTGAAGAAACTAAAGGGAGGGGGAAACTACTATCGTATCAGAATTGGAGAATATCGAATCGGAATCATCGTTGAGGGTGACGCGATCACATTCGTGCGATGCCTTCATAGAAAAGAAATCTATAGGTATTTCCCGTAAGCCGCCTAACACCGGGATGGAGCCGACTCGCTGCCGCTTGCGGTTCACTCCTATCGTTCACCCGACCGCCGGCGGTCGGGTGAACGGGGCGGCGGGTGAGCCGCGCTGGTTGCAGCCGCCTGCGGCGGCTGAACCAGCGGATGGAACCGATGGCCCTGCGGGCTACGGCTCACCCGCCGCCCCGTTAGGCCGGTAAGCATTGCGAAAGTGATTTCTACGGGAGAGCCGCTAATTGTACTCTCTGCCAAAGTGATGATCGCTAAACCGGTCGCGACGGGCACACGCATTACGGTTGAACTCACTCTGGGAAAACTGGCGGCAGGGGAAATCATCGAACGCATTCTTGATGCTCATCCGCGACTAATGTGCGAAGCAGTGCTAACAGCGATTACCTTTGTTGAAGAAGCCTCGTGCCAACGGTCTCAACAAAGGCCATGTTTGATGAAGCAGCATGGCGAGCAACAGCAGAACGTTCCAGGCAAGCAGTCTCCGATTTTCTGATGGCATTTGGGATTCCTCACGTTACGCTCATTTCTGCTGAGCCGCGCAAGCGGGGCATGACAACGTTGCTAGACGTGCAACGTCTGGCCGCTCACGCAGCAAACGTCGCGCATTGAAGATGCGCCAAGCCTGGGCGTGTTTGCAAACGCATGGCTGTGTGGTTGATGATTCATCAGGTTGTGGCGCACTTGGACAACCCGGCTTCGCGCAACCAAATGAGACGCGTATAGCACGAGCGAGCGTCTCACAGCATGCTCACAGCAGCTAAGTAGGTGGACAAAAGTTCTGGGACATTTTGGGGGAAGTTTTAGAGTGCGGTGACGTTTCACCGCTTTCCGGCCAAGGCGGCGACACGTCGCAGCACTCCAAAAACGGCACGAACTTTTGTCACGTTACTTTGCATC is a window encoding:
- a CDS encoding transposase → MDTLFPAMIITYLGQLAPVFSANHFVYFRGFVLAMMLLGQTRKCVTNVARVCFFVNRHVSSWERFLSQAQWELNQVRDRVLGLIQQRLGPHLLMEGAYLAWVDTTLIAKVKGRMPGVQTWHDHNGNPEGTYLVGHHWALVGLMGAMLVAGTDTSLCWPLLANLIPGQSHPLGFIVNPQGVARAMTFWDAVCPLLAQLHQMLGRVPLRVVPDAYFCKAPFLNWTLSLPVHVITRMRRDAVGWDDPEPEGPPPPGPKKRTRKPTKPRKGRRWKLADLLLAFPTDLVTVTVSGQAQTHPVVTRDLWITDVTQKVRVVVIQMVAEPLILLSTDLTLSPPQIIHLYARRFPLELAIRDLKQHFGLGDYQCTSGLALSRFVGLALISFCLWRLVLLYHPPADWLQSHHPTAPLSLTNLSRAVRRLLIGRIFHTSAAGADLPNSPTVPQELFRLIV
- a CDS encoding sigma-70 family RNA polymerase sigma factor, with product MPRERFSSLFANEAESEIIPQAELRLAMTETTNLEEQIEQIFEALRMPVYQYLLSVFAEPTEAEDLTQEAFFQLYKTLLKGQEINNVRFWIFRVAHNLAVDKRKHQQFVSALRADNWEEVEKIIPDGSPNPEQIFLEREKFERIFNGLKRLTLNERQCLYLRAEGFRYKEIAEIMKVGVPTVGEYLRRSIKKLGGNGGE
- a CDS encoding carboxypeptidase regulatory-like domain-containing protein translates to MLKRIIRVVSLSVVLTSGVLGQTSTATLSGTVTDNNDAAIVGATVTIVNTETGIKRTVVTNDSGGFTIPLLQPSRYLLTVEAANFAPFEATDLVLNTNDNRFLNIRLKAGQIKESITVEASTVEVDMSPAVATTVDQNLVDRIPLNGRTVQNLVALTPGAVTFQPNGQTNVGQISVNGLRTTQNYMTIDGVSANLYVGTSLTGVGQANGNIPGFSQLGTTSNLVSVDALQEFKVQTSNYSAEYGRTPGAQIQMTTRSGTNKYHDTLFEYFRNEKLDANDWFANANRLARSPLRHNNFGGTFSGPLPLPNFGEGGLVFNSGKDRTFFFFSYEGLRVRLPQVADTTVVSNFVRNNAFPAIRFLFSAFPRPTGPDNPDQLTAPFVAGYSNPQSQDSTSIRIDHNITKQITLFGRYSQSPQESVSLLPSTSLATSQEGDTRTLTIGLNAAFSSNFTNEFRFNWSRNIAINQTQFRSFQGTTQPDKSLWIFPPLTSNSFVSYVFPSGIVQQNPAGRGERRQINIANTSTWVLGSHMIKFGADYRTSPARQELPDYLFSPNFFNLASILSGQAFVVYIINNPRFTEFLWKSFGSFIQDTWRVSNRLTLDVGLRWEVNPPPDLNPARRLAVLDFVNPIRFAPEGTKLFPTVWNGFAPRFGTAYQMFSKSGWETVVRGGYGLFYDLASGSAGTVTGAYFPSTASTFLANVQFPFAPSVLVPPTIVTTPPYPFGNFLTKYDDGFVLPRVHQWNLSIEQGLGNGQTLSVSYVGNAGRRLLRLAAIGPIIRAYPIPSPDFAPGTTFFMMSNREGRADSSDYNGMQVQFTRRGKNISALVNYTWSHAIDTSSNHTSQTSTHFSVDPRLDRADSLFDRRHALSAAMTWNLPSVPKTFNRILHAITAGWGLDAIFQFQTSYPLIIGYQDTTINNNLSQAFLRPDRVPGQPLWIPSSGPKGKVLNPAAFSIPTGPSRQGTLPRNSIRVDSLWQPDIALSRTFAFGERVRLKLKGEVFNFVNHPMFAEPNNILGNKNASGITLSPTFGQFTSMLNRTPSVEGIQLSSIYAPGGPRSIQLSFRLSF
- a CDS encoding DNA-binding protein, with product MSTITITLSKDQSQQLQEIALRFQVAPEELVRASIEELLARPQEDFQKALEYVLRKNAEPYRRLA
- a CDS encoding type II toxin-antitoxin system RelE/ParE family toxin; its protein translation is MKAQFKASFARDLQSIREKATLKRIQEAIEQVEQARSLQEITNLKKLKGGGNYYRIRIGEYRIGIIVEGDAITFVRCLHRKEIYRYFP
- a CDS encoding DUF433 domain-containing protein encodes the protein MSTGEPLIVLSAKVMIAKPVATGTRITVELTLGKLAAGEIIERILDAHPRLMCEAVLTAITFVEEASCQRSQQRPCLMKQHGEQQQNVPGKQSPIF